One Coraliomargarita parva DNA segment encodes these proteins:
- a CDS encoding transposase, whose translation MRSRRLKVKGSSAVYHCMTRTVNGEVLFEDREKEVLRKMLWQVADFCGVELLTYCIMSNHFHVLVRVPEGSEIPDSELMRRYRVLYPKPTKYQAESAILIARQLEAGGEEAELIRAKLLARMGDVSEFMKGVKQRFSVWYNRTHQRYGTLWAERFKSVLVEGQGNPLQTMAAYIDLNPVRAGLVEDPKDYRFCGYAEAVAGYASARRGFVRIWGDRASGVPAALQAHRALIFGKGSVPAKGCSISREQALRVLEKEGAVLPKATVLRCRVRYFTDGAILGTKEFVRSYAGVWQLERDRKHPPTARRLTGADWGDLAVIRGLRRQVFA comes from the coding sequence ATGCGGTCGAGACGGTTGAAGGTAAAGGGAAGCAGCGCGGTGTATCATTGTATGACGCGGACAGTGAATGGGGAGGTGCTGTTTGAGGACAGGGAGAAGGAGGTGTTGCGGAAGATGCTGTGGCAGGTGGCGGACTTTTGCGGGGTTGAGTTGCTGACCTACTGCATCATGTCGAACCACTTTCACGTCTTGGTGCGGGTTCCGGAGGGCAGTGAGATCCCGGATTCGGAGTTGATGCGCCGCTATCGGGTGTTGTATCCGAAGCCGACCAAGTACCAGGCGGAGTCGGCCATTCTGATTGCACGCCAACTCGAAGCAGGTGGCGAGGAGGCGGAGTTGATTCGGGCAAAGCTTTTGGCGCGGATGGGGGATGTGTCGGAGTTTATGAAAGGGGTGAAGCAGCGCTTTTCGGTGTGGTATAACCGCACGCACCAGCGTTATGGGACACTTTGGGCGGAGCGGTTCAAGAGTGTGCTGGTGGAGGGGCAGGGGAACCCTCTGCAAACTATGGCGGCGTATATTGATTTGAATCCGGTGCGGGCTGGCCTGGTGGAGGATCCCAAGGATTATCGCTTTTGTGGCTATGCGGAGGCGGTTGCGGGCTATGCGTCCGCGCGGCGTGGGTTTGTGCGGATTTGGGGGGATCGGGCCTCTGGAGTCCCGGCCGCTCTCCAAGCCCACCGGGCTTTGATCTTCGGCAAGGGTAGTGTACCGGCGAAGGGATGTTCGATCAGTCGGGAACAGGCGCTGCGAGTTTTGGAAAAAGAGGGGGCGGTGCTTCCGAAGGCGACGGTCTTGCGTTGCCGTGTGCGGTATTTTACCGATGGTGCGATTCTAGGCACGAAAGAGTTTGTGCGATCTTATGCGGGTGTCTGGCAATTGGAGCGGGATCGGAAGCATCCCCCAACGGCACGTAGATTGACTGGAGCCGATTGGGGGGATCTCGCCGTGATTCGGGGCCTACGCCGACAAGTATTTGCTTAG
- the lnt gene encoding apolipoprotein N-acyltransferase, giving the protein MNSFRSSLFWGLAAGLLSALLWVLSIPPFEFAEGAYIAFVPLLLWLATRPGKWMSLAVAFGTGWLAWFAILVWLRHVTLIGTIALSALLGFIFALWVLLARWIWPRLVQRPFVFRLLGFSGLAGAWVLLEWVRTWLFWGFPWAPLALSQWDRTVVLQIAAWTGAYGVSFLLIFFNCCVSQTLWHRISTKERKMWTGWFSPDLYAALGCLGLCFYVFFHSLPARGSEEALFVADVVQPYIPAELKWDTDREVQNLETLEWHSRAFATSGHDLLLWPEAATPWPIIGYDSMQTRVEMLSNELQKPILMGNLKWDREADLWYNGACLVEPGTGLAEPFYSKRELVPFGEYVPPPFDVIVDKFVEHSGNFEPGDAPNLLTLHVRGHAIKVGPLVCYEDVFPRLARASVQAGAEVLFVTTNNAWYGEEGGAYQHAAHSVLRAVENRRPVMRCGNGGWSGSIDAMGAVHSVLLNENGSVYFRGGGSFGVIQFGRWERQQSFYTRHGDWFVWVSAGFALVAVGLSRIKA; this is encoded by the coding sequence ATGAATTCTTTCCGCTCTTCGCTATTTTGGGGCCTCGCTGCGGGATTGCTCTCTGCGCTGCTTTGGGTGCTGTCGATCCCGCCTTTTGAATTCGCCGAGGGGGCCTACATTGCCTTTGTGCCGCTCTTGCTTTGGCTCGCAACCCGGCCAGGCAAATGGATGAGTCTGGCGGTCGCTTTTGGCACTGGCTGGCTGGCATGGTTTGCCATTCTTGTCTGGCTTAGGCATGTCACGCTCATCGGTACGATTGCGCTGAGTGCGCTGTTGGGATTTATTTTTGCCCTGTGGGTGCTATTGGCGCGGTGGATATGGCCGCGCCTGGTCCAACGTCCCTTTGTTTTCCGGCTTTTGGGATTTTCCGGGCTGGCGGGTGCTTGGGTCCTGTTGGAATGGGTGCGAACTTGGCTGTTCTGGGGCTTTCCCTGGGCGCCCTTGGCTTTGAGCCAGTGGGATCGGACGGTGGTCCTGCAGATTGCGGCCTGGACCGGAGCTTATGGAGTCTCCTTCCTGCTCATATTTTTTAACTGTTGCGTCTCACAAACCCTTTGGCACCGGATTAGTACAAAAGAGCGTAAGATGTGGACCGGTTGGTTCAGTCCCGATCTTTATGCGGCCTTGGGCTGCTTGGGCCTTTGCTTTTATGTCTTTTTCCATTCGCTACCGGCACGCGGTAGCGAGGAAGCGCTCTTTGTCGCCGATGTCGTTCAGCCCTATATTCCCGCTGAATTGAAATGGGATACCGACCGGGAGGTGCAGAATTTGGAGACGCTTGAGTGGCACTCGCGTGCGTTTGCCACTTCGGGCCATGACCTGCTACTGTGGCCGGAAGCAGCGACCCCGTGGCCGATTATCGGATATGATTCGATGCAAACACGGGTCGAAATGCTTTCAAATGAACTGCAGAAGCCGATTCTGATGGGGAATCTGAAATGGGACCGCGAGGCCGATTTGTGGTATAATGGTGCCTGTCTGGTTGAGCCGGGAACCGGGTTGGCAGAACCCTTTTACTCGAAACGGGAACTGGTGCCATTCGGGGAATATGTCCCGCCTCCCTTTGATGTTATCGTCGATAAGTTTGTGGAGCACAGTGGCAATTTCGAGCCCGGTGATGCCCCGAATCTGCTCACCCTGCATGTCCGGGGCCATGCCATTAAGGTTGGCCCGCTCGTTTGCTATGAAGACGTCTTTCCACGTCTTGCCCGTGCCAGTGTGCAGGCCGGTGCCGAAGTACTCTTCGTGACGACCAACAATGCCTGGTACGGAGAAGAGGGCGGCGCCTACCAGCATGCGGCCCACTCGGTTCTTCGCGCCGTGGAAAATCGTCGCCCCGTCATGCGCTGCGGCAACGGTGGCTGGAGCGGCTCCATCGACGCCATGGGTGCGGTGCATTCAGTGCTGCTGAACGAGAATGGCAGCGTTTATTTCCGCGGAGGCGGGAGTTTCGGGGTTATTCAGTTCGGCAGATGGGAACGGCAACAAAGCTTTTATACTCGTCACGGAGATTGGTTTGTTTGGGTGTCGGCCGGTTTCGCTCTCGTTGCTGTGGGATTGAGCCGTATTAAAGCGTAA
- a CDS encoding MBOAT family O-acyltransferase, whose translation MLFNSFIYIFLFLPLVVVAYHVMLRLRLVIPAKVFLVVASLFFYSWWNWSYLPILLISIAFNYALGEVVSPLERSPKLSRKLLLAFGITMNVAALGFYKYADFFLTNLNHLAQSDYKLLELALPLAISFFTFQQIAYLVDSYQGKTLEYNFLNYCLFVSFFPQLIAGPIVHHREMMVQFMGKRAKVLSWKNIYWGLFVFSLGLFKKVFVADSFSVWANAGYADSETLGFIEAWCTSLSYTMQIYYDFSGYTDMAIGAALLFNIHLPQNFNSPYKALNIQDFWHRWHMTLSRWLRDYIYIPIGGNRCAEPRVMINLFTTFCIGGLWHGASWTFVIWGALHGGACMLHRLWMKLGLKIPKLMAWALTFLFINLTWVFFRADSLEQAWSVIKAMSFFDEEFMAHLKNLSDYRLLGGVPFDDLCVWIGIFSGLAFLGQNSCRVRSWPIPERMRFIVLVLLFLLGAPQLNQISEFLYFNF comes from the coding sequence ATGTTGTTCAACTCATTTATCTATATCTTCCTGTTTCTTCCGCTGGTTGTCGTCGCATACCATGTTATGCTGCGCCTTCGATTGGTTATTCCCGCGAAGGTGTTTCTCGTGGTTGCCAGTTTGTTTTTCTATTCTTGGTGGAATTGGTCTTACCTGCCGATCCTTCTAATATCGATTGCGTTTAACTATGCACTGGGCGAGGTCGTAAGCCCTTTGGAGCGTAGTCCCAAGCTCTCCAGGAAATTGCTGTTGGCCTTTGGCATCACAATGAACGTGGCAGCTTTGGGGTTTTACAAGTATGCCGATTTTTTCCTCACAAACCTGAATCACCTCGCTCAATCTGATTACAAGTTGCTGGAGTTGGCGTTGCCCTTGGCCATCTCATTTTTCACCTTTCAGCAAATTGCCTATTTGGTGGATTCCTATCAGGGGAAGACCTTGGAATACAATTTCCTGAACTATTGTTTGTTTGTTAGCTTTTTCCCGCAACTCATCGCGGGCCCGATTGTTCATCATCGTGAAATGATGGTGCAGTTTATGGGGAAGCGGGCGAAGGTGCTCAGTTGGAAAAACATCTACTGGGGTTTGTTCGTTTTTTCACTCGGTTTGTTTAAGAAGGTGTTTGTTGCGGACAGCTTTTCGGTGTGGGCGAATGCGGGCTATGCGGATAGCGAGACGCTTGGATTCATCGAGGCGTGGTGTACTTCGTTGAGCTATACCATGCAGATCTATTACGACTTCTCGGGATATACTGACATGGCCATCGGGGCCGCGCTGCTGTTTAATATACATTTGCCTCAAAATTTCAACTCACCGTACAAGGCCCTGAACATTCAGGACTTCTGGCATCGCTGGCATATGACCCTATCGCGTTGGCTACGGGATTACATCTACATTCCGATCGGTGGGAATCGTTGTGCAGAGCCCAGAGTCATGATAAATCTGTTTACCACCTTCTGTATTGGCGGGTTGTGGCATGGTGCGAGTTGGACTTTCGTCATTTGGGGTGCTTTGCATGGGGGAGCCTGCATGCTGCATCGCTTGTGGATGAAGCTGGGACTCAAGATTCCGAAACTAATGGCTTGGGCGCTGACCTTTTTGTTTATCAATCTGACATGGGTCTTTTTTCGGGCTGACAGTTTGGAGCAGGCATGGAGTGTGATTAAAGCGATGAGCTTTTTCGATGAGGAGTTCATGGCGCATCTGAAGAATCTCTCGGATTATCGACTTCTGGGAGGTGTGCCGTTCGATGATTTATGTGTCTGGATCGGCATCTTCTCGGGTTTGGCTTTTTTGGGGCAGAATTCGTGCCGGGTGCGCAGCTGGCCGATTCCTGAACGCATGCGCTTCATTGTCTTGGTACTGTTGTTTCTTCTCGGTGCGCCGCAGTTAAACCAGATTAGCGAGTTCCTGTATTTCAACTTTTAG